The Lichenihabitans psoromatis genome contains a region encoding:
- a CDS encoding SurA N-terminal domain-containing protein, whose amino-acid sequence MSRSVPTIGTLAVAAVALGWCWIGSAAPASAQAIAAIVNGDPITTSDVDEQMKFLRIIKKPASRADALEDLVADRIKLREANKYGIDASDSDLSQTLNRVASAAKMQPQALANSLQAAKGNTDIIRQHLRAVAAWNNYVRNRNKALNVSEEEITAALAKSTSAGKESADYTLQQVVFVVPSGASAGVLEGRMREAQALRSRFQDCASGLPLARSLPDVGIKPAVTRNASALSAKTRETLDQTPKGRLTAPERSASGIEMIAVCGRDDEADRTTVRDNIQADLITERLSKIADRMYQDLRKTAVVEKH is encoded by the coding sequence ATGTCGCGTTCGGTTCCCACCATCGGTACTCTAGCGGTTGCGGCTGTGGCTTTGGGATGGTGTTGGATAGGGTCGGCGGCGCCGGCCTCGGCTCAGGCGATCGCCGCCATCGTCAACGGCGACCCGATCACCACGTCTGATGTCGACGAGCAGATGAAATTTCTTCGCATCATCAAGAAGCCGGCTTCGCGTGCGGATGCCTTGGAGGATCTCGTCGCCGACCGCATCAAGCTGCGCGAAGCCAACAAATATGGGATCGACGCGAGTGATTCCGATCTGAGCCAGACGCTGAACCGGGTGGCGTCCGCGGCGAAAATGCAGCCACAAGCGCTGGCCAACTCGCTGCAGGCCGCCAAGGGTAATACGGATATTATCCGCCAGCATCTCCGCGCCGTCGCGGCCTGGAACAATTACGTCCGCAATCGCAACAAGGCGCTGAACGTCAGCGAGGAAGAGATTACTGCGGCTTTGGCCAAGAGCACGTCTGCCGGTAAAGAATCGGCGGATTACACGTTGCAGCAGGTGGTCTTCGTTGTGCCGAGCGGCGCGAGCGCTGGCGTCCTTGAAGGACGTATGCGGGAAGCCCAGGCGTTGCGGTCGCGCTTTCAGGATTGTGCGAGCGGCTTGCCGCTGGCCCGCTCGCTCCCCGACGTCGGGATCAAGCCGGCCGTGACACGCAACGCAAGCGCGCTCTCGGCCAAGACCCGGGAGACGCTGGATCAGACGCCAAAGGGCAGGCTGACAGCACCGGAGCGGTCGGCCTCGGGCATCGAGATGATCGCCGTCTGTGGCCGTGACGACGAGGCGGATCGGACGACGGTGCGCGACAACATTCAGGCTGATCTGATCACCGAACGCTTGTCGAAGATTGCCGATCGCATGTACCAGGATTTGCGAAAGACCGCCGTCGTCGAAAAGCATTGA
- the pdxA gene encoding 4-hydroxythreonine-4-phosphate dehydrogenase PdxA has product MSALPLPIALTQGDPSGIGPDLTLSAWMRRTGETVPFYVVADPALLAKRAELLGLDVEIVETTPADAAGLFSSRLPVVPLSRRVSGSPGQPCVEDAAGTIEAIETAVQHVRSGLAAAVVTNPIAKSVLYASGFAHPGHTEFLGELAARFWNVPRPLAVMMIWSDMLAVVPVTIHIALADVQAGLSGSLIEATARIVDHDCRLRFGIGKPRLACAGLNPHAGEGGSMGRDEIDMIIPALEALRASGIDITGPFPADTLFTSAARPGYDVALAMYHDQALIPIKTLAFDEAVNVTLGLPFIRTSPDHGTAFDIAGRGIARDTSLVAALALAGRLAVQERAGLSPGSLV; this is encoded by the coding sequence ATGTCAGCATTGCCGCTGCCGATCGCTCTAACGCAGGGCGATCCGTCGGGAATCGGGCCCGACCTGACCTTGTCGGCCTGGATGCGTCGCACTGGTGAGACGGTGCCGTTCTATGTCGTCGCAGATCCCGCCCTGCTGGCAAAGCGTGCAGAGTTGCTCGGGCTCGATGTCGAGATCGTCGAGACGACCCCGGCTGATGCGGCAGGTTTGTTCAGCTCACGCCTGCCGGTGGTCCCTTTGAGCAGGCGCGTCAGCGGTTCGCCGGGCCAGCCGTGCGTCGAGGACGCGGCTGGAACAATCGAGGCGATCGAGACGGCGGTTCAGCATGTCCGCTCCGGCCTCGCCGCAGCGGTGGTGACCAATCCGATCGCCAAAAGCGTGCTCTATGCTTCGGGTTTCGCCCATCCTGGCCATACTGAATTTCTCGGCGAACTCGCAGCACGGTTCTGGAATGTGCCGCGTCCCCTGGCCGTCATGATGATCTGGTCGGACATGCTGGCGGTCGTGCCTGTTACGATCCACATCGCCCTTGCGGATGTGCAGGCCGGGCTCTCCGGCTCGTTGATCGAAGCGACCGCTCGGATCGTCGATCACGATTGCCGGCTACGCTTCGGCATCGGAAAGCCGCGGCTGGCTTGTGCCGGGCTCAACCCTCACGCGGGTGAAGGGGGCAGCATGGGCCGCGATGAGATCGACATGATCATTCCGGCCCTCGAGGCCCTCCGTGCGAGCGGCATCGACATCACGGGACCGTTTCCGGCCGATACGCTCTTCACGTCCGCGGCGCGCCCTGGCTATGACGTTGCCCTCGCGATGTATCATGATCAGGCTTTGATCCCGATTAAGACACTGGCGTTCGACGAGGCCGTCAACGTGACGCTTGGTCTGCCGTTCATCCGAACGTCGCCGGACCATGGCACGGCCTTCGACATCGCTGGTCGTGGGATAGCACGCGACACCAGCCTCGTTGCGGCCCTGGCACTCGCGGGTCGGCTTGCCGTGCAGGAACGAGCCGGCTTGTCGCCTGGCTCCCTCGTTTGA
- the rsmA gene encoding 16S rRNA (adenine(1518)-N(6)/adenine(1519)-N(6))-dimethyltransferase RsmA: protein MHGLDAKKTLGQNFLFDLNLTGKIARAAGPLEGQTVFEVGPGPGGLTRALLLAGASHVIAVERDKRCLPALAEIEAHYPGRLTIIEGDALTLDPAVLARGVPGGRLRVVANLPYNIGTALLTRWLEAEPWPPWFDRLVLMFQREVGERIVAGVEDRAEYGRLGVLCGWRTEARMLFDVPPQAFTPPPKIMSSVVELRPRDVPLPCSGSDLAAVTLAAFGQRRKMLRQSLKSLSLHGGPIDVPLMLEQTGLDGSTRAEEIDIAGFVALARVYGEMSRRR, encoded by the coding sequence ATGCACGGGCTCGACGCCAAAAAAACGCTTGGTCAGAATTTTCTCTTCGACCTCAACCTGACCGGCAAGATCGCACGCGCCGCCGGCCCGCTCGAGGGGCAGACCGTGTTTGAAGTCGGCCCGGGGCCAGGTGGGCTGACCCGCGCCTTGCTGCTGGCCGGCGCGTCTCATGTGATCGCGGTTGAGCGCGACAAGCGCTGCCTTCCGGCTCTAGCCGAGATTGAAGCTCACTACCCCGGTCGCCTGACCATCATCGAGGGCGATGCGCTAACGCTCGACCCGGCCGTCCTGGCGCGCGGGGTGCCCGGCGGTCGACTAAGGGTCGTGGCCAATCTGCCGTATAATATTGGAACGGCCCTGCTGACACGCTGGCTCGAAGCCGAACCCTGGCCGCCGTGGTTCGATCGGCTTGTGCTCATGTTTCAGCGTGAGGTCGGCGAACGGATCGTCGCGGGGGTGGAGGATCGCGCCGAATATGGTCGGCTCGGCGTTCTCTGCGGCTGGCGGACCGAGGCTCGCATGCTATTCGACGTGCCACCCCAAGCCTTTACGCCGCCGCCAAAAATCATGTCCTCAGTCGTCGAGTTACGGCCGCGCGATGTGCCCTTGCCATGTTCGGGGTCTGATCTGGCGGCCGTCACGCTGGCGGCCTTCGGGCAGCGTCGGAAGATGCTGCGGCAGTCGTTGAAATCGTTGTCGCTGCATGGCGGCCCGATCGATGTGCCGCTTATGCTGGAGCAGACTGGCCTCGATGGATCGACCCGCGCCGAGGAAATCGACATCGCAGGCTTTGTCGCTCTCGCGCGTGTCTACGGTGAGATGTCGCGCCGACGTTGA
- the gmk gene encoding guanylate kinase, whose protein sequence is MPLGQHHPALLKRRGLMLILSSPSGAGKTTLTRMLLQKKESDLTLSVSVTTRARRSSEADGIHYHFVTHERFQALRDHDDLLESAEVHGNFYGTPRGPVEDVIAAGRDVLFDIDYQGTQQVRSKAPADVVTIFILPPSMRELRARLERRAEDQADVIEQRLTNARNEIARWTAYDYVLINDDLQKTFTDVLDILTAERLKRVRVETGVSAFVATLLRE, encoded by the coding sequence ATGCCGCTCGGTCAGCACCATCCAGCCCTTCTCAAGCGTCGTGGCTTGATGCTGATCCTCTCGTCACCGTCAGGAGCCGGCAAGACGACCCTGACCCGCATGCTGTTGCAAAAGAAGGAATCGGATCTCACGCTGTCGGTTTCGGTGACGACGCGGGCTCGGCGGTCGAGTGAAGCTGACGGGATCCACTACCATTTCGTCACGCACGAGCGGTTTCAGGCCTTGCGCGATCACGACGATCTTCTGGAATCGGCAGAGGTTCACGGCAACTTCTATGGAACACCCCGCGGCCCGGTCGAAGACGTGATCGCGGCTGGCCGAGATGTGCTGTTCGATATCGATTACCAGGGCACGCAGCAGGTTCGGAGCAAGGCCCCGGCAGATGTCGTCACGATCTTCATTCTGCCGCCCTCCATGCGGGAGTTGCGGGCCCGTCTCGAGCGGCGCGCCGAGGACCAGGCCGATGTCATCGAGCAACGCCTGACCAATGCGCGAAACGAGATCGCGCGCTGGACGGCCTATGATTACGTGCTGATCAACGACGACCTGCAGAAGACCTTCACGGATGTGCTGGATATTTTAACGGCCGAGCGACTGAAGCGCGTAAGGGTCGAGACCGGCGTTTCCGCTTTCGTTGCGACGTTGCTGCGCGAATAG
- a CDS encoding YicC/YloC family endoribonuclease: MTGFARASSTIVAGSLAWELKTVNGKGLDIRVRLPNGFDGLEPECRARIAAVIGRGTCHAVLLLQRPPQPPVVRIDEAILRGLIAAIDAATPPGAGVGRVTMDGLLGIRGVVDLTEPTEDPSVRATIDRAALDVLTITLGQLQTARVAEGSGLRSVLLAQLSDIAALTTAAEDAPGRGVEAVFDRLVEAVRGLIDAVPALDPNRLHQEAVMQAARADIREELDRLRIHHRAALDLITDGGIVGRKLDFLAQELGREANTLCAKSNDAALTGIGLDLRHRIEQFREQIQNLE, translated from the coding sequence ATGACGGGTTTTGCTCGCGCCTCGTCGACGATCGTGGCCGGCAGCCTCGCTTGGGAACTCAAGACCGTAAACGGTAAGGGGCTCGACATCAGAGTGCGGCTGCCGAACGGGTTCGACGGACTCGAACCTGAATGTCGCGCGCGGATCGCGGCCGTGATCGGGCGCGGGACGTGCCACGCAGTGCTGCTGTTGCAACGGCCGCCGCAACCACCTGTGGTCCGGATCGACGAAGCGATTTTGCGCGGGTTGATCGCCGCAATCGACGCCGCTACGCCACCGGGCGCCGGGGTAGGGCGGGTCACGATGGATGGTCTGCTCGGCATTCGGGGTGTCGTCGACCTCACCGAGCCGACCGAGGACCCATCCGTTCGCGCGACGATCGACCGTGCGGCGCTCGATGTGTTGACGATCACGCTCGGCCAATTGCAAACCGCGCGGGTCGCCGAGGGCTCTGGTCTTCGGAGTGTTCTGCTGGCGCAACTGAGCGACATCGCAGCCTTGACTACGGCCGCCGAGGATGCGCCCGGGCGCGGCGTCGAGGCGGTCTTCGACCGACTGGTCGAAGCAGTGCGAGGGTTGATCGATGCGGTTCCGGCGCTCGATCCGAACCGCCTGCATCAGGAAGCCGTGATGCAGGCGGCGCGGGCCGACATCCGCGAGGAGCTCGATCGGCTTCGCATTCACCACCGCGCCGCCTTGGACCTGATCACCGACGGCGGCATCGTCGGTCGAAAGCTGGATTTTCTGGCGCAAGAACTTGGCCGCGAGGCCAACACGCTCTGTGCCAAGTCAAACGATGCGGCTCTGACCGGGATCGGGCTGGACCTTCGCCATCGGATCGAGCAATTTCGCGAACAAATCCAAAATCTGGAATAG
- the mltG gene encoding endolytic transglycosylase MltG has product MPQPPQPPQNKRRRPIVGIASGLLSFIGIAAIALAVAWSLGEQRINTPGPLPADKAVTIAPGTDVSGIVDQLADEGVVESRPLMTAALWIEGNRGKVKAGEYMFKQAASLRDVIDTLVSGKQILHSITIPEGLTSEQVVDRLRDDDVLAGDIKEVPKEGTLMPDTFKFARGTTRDQVIRNMQAEQKKILADVWARRSPDTPIRSPYELVTLASIVEKETGRADERPRVAGVFVNRLVRNMPLQSDPTIVYGLVGGKGTLGRGILKSELEQKTPYNTYAITGLPPGPIANPGKAALEAVASPSRTKELYFVADGTGGHAFADNLDQHRANVLRWRQIEKDAKDKVSPDADKVTAPVPAGAVAPRSNQRSDNNGGETVYGELPSGTLATALSPQPSRLAAFPFKGFDAAPSTPLSTKPATANAYAPNGNFDELDIEVAGVRSKAGVGDADLDEGGYVADPAQSATGSMATFPVSAQQLADQKARARAYGLQTSNDRQPQPGAVSLDTPNDNSPPISNRRFGKGSIIDASEGTAFDPLRDKSYDLSSAKIVPTIRALPPVVPLATSVN; this is encoded by the coding sequence GTGCCTCAGCCGCCGCAGCCCCCGCAAAACAAGCGCCGCCGGCCCATCGTCGGCATCGCGAGCGGGCTCCTGTCTTTCATCGGCATCGCCGCCATTGCTCTTGCGGTCGCGTGGTCGCTTGGCGAACAGCGCATCAACACGCCCGGACCTCTGCCGGCCGATAAAGCCGTGACGATCGCGCCCGGAACGGATGTGTCCGGCATCGTCGATCAATTGGCTGATGAGGGCGTCGTCGAAAGCCGACCCTTGATGACGGCGGCGCTTTGGATCGAGGGCAATCGCGGCAAGGTCAAGGCCGGCGAATATATGTTCAAGCAGGCGGCCAGCTTGCGTGACGTGATCGATACGCTCGTGTCGGGTAAGCAGATCCTGCATTCCATCACGATTCCCGAGGGGCTCACGAGCGAGCAGGTCGTCGATCGACTGCGCGACGACGACGTCCTGGCGGGAGACATCAAGGAGGTGCCCAAGGAAGGTACCTTGATGCCCGATACGTTCAAATTCGCGCGGGGCACGACGCGCGATCAGGTGATCCGCAACATGCAGGCCGAGCAGAAAAAGATTCTGGCGGATGTTTGGGCACGCCGCTCACCCGATACGCCGATCCGCTCGCCCTACGAACTCGTCACCCTCGCGTCGATTGTCGAGAAGGAAACGGGTCGCGCCGACGAGCGACCGCGCGTCGCCGGTGTTTTCGTCAACCGGCTTGTCCGCAACATGCCTCTGCAATCGGATCCGACAATCGTTTACGGCCTTGTCGGCGGCAAAGGCACGCTCGGGCGTGGTATTCTCAAGAGCGAGCTCGAACAGAAAACGCCGTATAACACCTATGCGATCACGGGCCTGCCCCCTGGCCCGATCGCTAATCCGGGTAAGGCCGCGCTCGAGGCTGTCGCGAGCCCGTCCCGGACCAAGGAGCTGTATTTCGTTGCCGACGGAACTGGTGGGCATGCTTTCGCGGACAATCTCGATCAGCACCGCGCGAACGTGTTGCGTTGGAGGCAGATCGAGAAGGATGCGAAGGACAAGGTCTCGCCCGATGCCGACAAGGTCACGGCGCCTGTCCCAGCCGGCGCGGTTGCGCCGCGGAGCAATCAGCGGAGCGACAACAATGGCGGTGAGACCGTCTATGGCGAGCTTCCGAGCGGCACATTGGCGACGGCACTGTCGCCGCAACCCTCCCGTCTTGCTGCTTTTCCGTTCAAGGGTTTCGACGCCGCGCCTTCGACACCGCTGTCGACAAAGCCGGCAACCGCTAATGCCTATGCCCCAAACGGTAATTTTGACGAACTCGATATTGAGGTTGCTGGGGTGCGATCCAAAGCCGGTGTCGGCGATGCGGATCTCGATGAGGGCGGCTATGTCGCCGATCCCGCACAGTCCGCAACCGGCTCGATGGCCACATTCCCGGTTTCGGCGCAGCAATTGGCCGACCAGAAGGCTCGCGCTCGCGCTTACGGGCTTCAGACGTCGAACGATCGACAACCACAGCCCGGTGCCGTCTCGCTCGATACCCCAAACGACAATTCACCGCCGATATCAAACCGGCGCTTCGGGAAAGGCTCCATCATCGATGCCTCCGAAGGGACCGCCTTCGATCCTCTACGCGACAAGAGCTATGACCTGAGCTCGGCCAAGATCGTCCCGACCATCCGCGCGCTGCCGCCCGTCGTTCCCCTCGCGACCTCCGTCAATTGA
- the fabF gene encoding beta-ketoacyl-ACP synthase II, which translates to MRRVVVTGVGMVTPLGGDVDTSWRALLEGKNGAKLIDRFDVSDLPCKIGCEVPRGDGTDGSFDPARWMEPKEQRKVDDFIVFAMGAAGQALADADWLPTRYEDQIETGVMIGSGIGGLGGINDGALLLDEKGPRRISPFFIPGRLINLAGGYVSIRYGLKGPNHAVVTACSTGAHAIGDAARIIQFGDAEVMVAGGTESAVNRLSFAGFAACRALTTGFNDRPQAASRPYDRDRDGFIMGEGAGCVVLESFEHAKARGAKIYGEVVGYGMSGDAHHITAPAEDGDGAFRCMSAALKRAGLSASDIDYINAHGTSTPLGDEIELRAVERVLGDAASSVAMSSTKSATGHLLGAAGAVEAIFSLLAIRDQIVPPTLNLDHPSVETQIDLVAHTAKARPITHVLSNSFGFGGTNASLIFKRVEH; encoded by the coding sequence TTGAGGCGCGTTGTAGTTACCGGGGTCGGTATGGTGACGCCGCTCGGCGGCGATGTCGACACATCCTGGCGCGCTCTCCTCGAGGGCAAGAACGGCGCCAAACTGATTGATCGGTTCGATGTGTCCGATCTGCCGTGCAAGATCGGATGCGAAGTGCCGCGGGGCGACGGCACCGACGGGAGCTTCGATCCCGCTCGTTGGATGGAGCCAAAAGAGCAGCGCAAGGTCGATGATTTCATCGTCTTTGCGATGGGTGCCGCAGGGCAGGCCTTAGCCGACGCCGATTGGCTTCCGACCCGCTATGAGGATCAGATCGAGACCGGGGTTATGATCGGATCCGGTATCGGAGGACTCGGCGGCATTAACGACGGTGCGCTTCTGCTCGACGAAAAAGGGCCGCGCCGGATCTCACCCTTTTTCATTCCCGGCCGCCTTATCAATCTCGCCGGCGGGTATGTATCGATCCGCTATGGCCTCAAGGGACCGAACCATGCCGTCGTCACGGCTTGTTCCACAGGCGCGCATGCGATCGGCGATGCGGCTCGCATCATCCAATTTGGCGACGCGGAAGTCATGGTGGCGGGCGGCACGGAATCGGCCGTCAACCGACTGTCATTCGCTGGCTTCGCGGCCTGTCGCGCCCTGACGACCGGCTTCAACGATCGGCCGCAAGCCGCCTCCCGCCCGTATGATCGGGATCGCGACGGTTTCATCATGGGCGAAGGCGCAGGCTGCGTCGTTCTCGAAAGCTTTGAGCATGCCAAGGCCCGTGGCGCCAAGATCTATGGCGAGGTGGTCGGCTACGGCATGTCGGGGGACGCGCATCATATCACGGCACCAGCCGAAGATGGCGACGGCGCCTTTCGGTGCATGTCGGCGGCCTTGAAGCGAGCGGGCCTCTCGGCCAGCGACATCGACTATATCAACGCTCATGGGACTTCGACGCCGTTGGGCGACGAGATCGAACTCCGCGCTGTCGAGCGCGTCCTCGGCGATGCGGCGTCCTCGGTTGCCATGTCGTCGACGAAATCCGCCACAGGCCATCTTTTGGGCGCGGCAGGAGCCGTCGAGGCGATCTTTTCCTTGCTGGCGATCCGCGATCAGATCGTCCCGCCGACACTCAACCTCGATCACCCGTCGGTCGAGACGCAGATCGATCTGGTGGCCCACACGGCCAAAGCCCGTCCGATCACGCATGTGCTGTCGAATTCATTCGGCTTCGGCGGCACCAATGCGTCACTCATCTTCAAACGCGTCGAACACTGA
- a CDS encoding acyl carrier protein, which produces MSDVAERVKKIVVEHLGVEPEKVVDNANFIDDLGADSLDTVELVMAFEEEFGVEIPDDAAETIVTVGDAVRFLEKNKKA; this is translated from the coding sequence ATGAGCGATGTCGCCGAGCGCGTAAAGAAGATCGTGGTTGAACATCTCGGCGTCGAGCCGGAAAAGGTCGTCGATAACGCTAATTTCATTGACGATCTTGGCGCAGATTCGCTCGACACGGTCGAACTCGTGATGGCCTTCGAAGAAGAGTTCGGTGTTGAAATCCCGGACGATGCTGCCGAGACGATTGTCACGGTCGGCGATGCCGTCCGGTTCTTGGAAAAGAACAAAAAGGCTTAA
- the fabG gene encoding 3-oxoacyl-[acyl-carrier-protein] reductase, producing the protein MFDLSGKTALVTGATGGLGQAIATALHQQGATVVLSGTRVEALETLASTLGERSFPVQCDLSDPEQVKTLVARAEEAAGPLDILVNNAGVTRDTLALRMKDDDWNVVLMVNLTAGFMLARAALKSMTRRRYGRIIGITSVVGVMGNPGQSNYAASKAGMIGMSKSLAGEVATRNVTVNCVAPGFIESPMTDVLNDKQKESILASVPARRLGNGSDVASAVVYLASQEAGYVTGQTLHVNGGMAMI; encoded by the coding sequence ATGTTCGATCTATCGGGGAAAACCGCGCTCGTCACGGGTGCAACGGGCGGCCTCGGCCAGGCGATCGCGACCGCACTCCACCAGCAGGGCGCGACGGTCGTTCTGTCGGGAACGCGTGTCGAGGCGCTCGAGACGCTTGCCTCAACCCTGGGCGAGAGAAGCTTCCCGGTGCAATGCGATCTGTCGGATCCCGAACAGGTCAAGACCCTTGTGGCGCGAGCCGAAGAGGCGGCAGGCCCTCTCGATATCCTGGTCAACAATGCCGGCGTGACGCGCGATACGCTGGCGCTGCGGATGAAGGATGATGATTGGAATGTCGTGCTGATGGTCAATTTGACAGCAGGGTTCATGTTGGCTCGCGCGGCGCTGAAAAGCATGACGCGTCGACGCTATGGCCGGATTATCGGGATCACCTCCGTGGTCGGGGTGATGGGCAATCCAGGTCAGAGCAATTACGCCGCCTCAAAGGCCGGGATGATCGGCATGTCGAAGTCCTTGGCCGGCGAGGTCGCCACGCGGAACGTGACGGTGAACTGCGTCGCCCCAGGTTTCATCGAGAGCCCGATGACGGACGTGCTGAACGACAAACAAAAGGAATCAATACTTGCTTCCGTCCCGGCTCGACGTCTAGGCAACGGATCGGACGTTGCTTCCGCAGTTGTCTATCTCGCAAGCCAAGAAGCCGGCTATGTGACGGGGCAGACTCTTCACGTCAATGGCGGAATGGCAATGATTTGA
- the fabD gene encoding ACP S-malonyltransferase: MTTAFMFPGQGSQSVGMGKALADRFPEARAVFDEVDAALGQELSATIFEGPEADLTATANAQPALMATSLAVVRVLQAHAGLDLATQAAFVAGHSLGEYSALAAAGALSIFDAARLLRLRGEAMQAAVPAGVGAMAALLGTDAEQAGAIAADAAEGDVCDVANDNGGGQVVLSGHAAAIDRAIALAKQRGVKRAVLLNVSAPFHCGLMRSAADKMQDALATVSMHPPVVPLFANRDGKPVSDVDSIRQSLVAQICGTVRWRDVVLTMAEAGVDDLVELGSGAVLCGLVKRITPGLRTISVGTPADIEAFAAARNSIQEH, encoded by the coding sequence ATGACAACAGCGTTTATGTTTCCAGGGCAGGGGTCGCAAAGCGTCGGAATGGGCAAGGCCCTGGCTGATCGCTTCCCCGAAGCGCGAGCCGTGTTCGACGAGGTTGATGCCGCGCTCGGCCAAGAGCTTTCGGCGACCATCTTCGAGGGACCCGAGGCGGATCTGACCGCGACCGCCAACGCTCAGCCGGCTTTGATGGCGACGAGCCTCGCGGTCGTTCGCGTGTTGCAGGCCCATGCCGGTTTGGACCTCGCAACCCAGGCCGCCTTCGTGGCCGGTCATTCGCTTGGCGAATATTCAGCTCTCGCGGCTGCAGGTGCTCTTTCCATCTTCGACGCCGCGCGTCTGCTCCGTCTCAGGGGTGAAGCCATGCAGGCTGCGGTTCCGGCCGGGGTGGGTGCCATGGCGGCGTTGCTGGGGACCGATGCCGAACAAGCCGGCGCCATCGCGGCCGACGCCGCTGAAGGCGACGTCTGCGATGTCGCGAATGATAACGGAGGCGGACAGGTCGTCCTATCGGGTCACGCGGCTGCGATCGACCGCGCGATCGCTTTGGCCAAGCAGCGGGGCGTCAAGCGAGCCGTGCTGCTCAATGTCTCCGCTCCTTTTCATTGCGGTCTCATGCGGTCTGCCGCCGATAAAATGCAGGATGCGCTTGCGACGGTGTCGATGCATCCGCCTGTCGTCCCGCTCTTCGCCAACCGGGATGGTAAGCCGGTATCCGACGTCGACTCCATCAGGCAATCCCTGGTGGCACAGATTTGCGGCACCGTTCGCTGGCGAGACGTCGTGCTGACGATGGCCGAGGCCGGTGTCGATGATCTTGTCGAACTCGGTTCGGGCGCCGTTCTATGCGGTCTCGTCAAGCGCATCACGCCAGGACTGCGGACGATATCGGTCGGAACGCCGGCAGATATCGAGGCCTTTGCGGCGGCTCGCAATTCGATCCAGGAGCATTGA
- the rpsF gene encoding 30S ribosomal protein S6 encodes MALYEHVYMARQDVTAQQVETLTEQLKGIIEANGGKIAKVEYWGVKSLAYRIKKNRKAHFTLMNIDAPSAALVEMERQMRINEDVLRILTIRVDEHEEGQSAMLRKREDSDRDDRGDRGERRGSGGGRFDRSDRAPRGPRPQEGGFQGSGFQGGGEA; translated from the coding sequence ATGGCTCTTTACGAGCACGTTTATATGGCTCGTCAGGACGTAACCGCCCAACAGGTGGAAACGCTGACCGAGCAACTCAAAGGTATCATCGAGGCCAATGGCGGCAAGATCGCCAAGGTGGAATATTGGGGCGTCAAATCCCTCGCCTACCGGATCAAGAAGAACCGCAAGGCGCATTTCACGCTGATGAACATCGATGCCCCCTCGGCCGCTCTGGTCGAGATGGAGCGCCAGATGCGCATCAACGAAGATGTGCTCCGCATCCTGACGATCCGCGTCGATGAGCACGAGGAAGGCCAATCGGCCATGCTGCGCAAGCGCGAAGACAGCGATCGTGACGATCGTGGTGACCGCGGCGAGCGTCGCGGCAGTGGCGGCGGCCGCTTCGATCGGAGCGACCGTGCTCCGCGCGGCCCGCGTCCTCAGGAAGGTGGCTTCCAGGGTTCAGGCTTCCAAGGTGGAGGAGAAGCATAA
- the rpsR gene encoding 30S ribosomal protein S18 has product MATAPRRPFFRRRKTCPFSGPNAPKIDYKDTRLLSRYVSERGKIVPSRITAVSAKKQRELATAIKRARFLGILPYMIR; this is encoded by the coding sequence ATGGCTACCGCTCCGCGTCGCCCGTTCTTCCGTCGTCGTAAGACCTGCCCGTTCTCCGGCCCGAACGCGCCGAAGATCGATTACAAGGACACACGTCTTCTGTCGCGCTACGTGTCCGAGCGTGGCAAGATCGTGCCGTCCCGCATCACGGCGGTCTCGGCCAAAAAGCAGCGCGAACTCGCGACTGCCATCAAGCGGGCGCGTTTCTTGGGCATCTTGCCCTACATGATCCGTTAA